TTTCCGACGCCAGAACCGCTGTTTGAGCATGGCCCAGCACGGATCATCGCAATGTGCAACCAAAAGGGCGGGGTCGGAAAGACGACCACCAGCATCAATCTGGCCGCGGCTTTGGGAGAGTACGGACGTAAGGTGCTCCTGGTTGATTTCGATCCACAGGGTGCAGCAACGGTGGGCATGGGGATTAACGCCCTGGACATGGATGTCACCATCTACAACCTCATTTTGAACCCGCGCCTGTCAACGCGTGATGCGATCTGCAAGACTTCCGTCCCGAACGTTGATGTTCTCCCAGCCAACATTGACCTGTCAGCAGCCGAACTCCAGTTGGTGAACGAGGTCGCTCGGGAGTCTGCTCTGACCCGTGTGCTCCGCAGTGTCGAGGACGAGTACGACGTAATCATCGTTGACTGCCAGCCTTCTTTGGGTTTGCTGGCAGTGAATGCACTGACCGCTGCGCACGGCGTGATGATCCCAGTGGCGACCGAGTTCTTTGCCCTTCGTGGGGTAGCGCTGCTAGT
This genomic stretch from Schaalia sp. JY-X169 harbors:
- a CDS encoding ParA family protein, producing MSEDFQLALVGVEEEDDFPTPEPLFEHGPARIIAMCNQKGGVGKTTTSINLAAALGEYGRKVLLVDFDPQGAATVGMGINALDMDVTIYNLILNPRLSTRDAICKTSVPNVDVLPANIDLSAAELQLVNEVARESALTRVLRSVEDEYDVIIVDCQPSLGLLAVNALTAAHGVMIPVATEFFALRGVALLVETIETVRDRINPRLKIDGILPTMVDPRTLHSREVLERLNEAFGDLVFETEIRRTVKFPDASVATEPILSFAPSHPGSKAYRRLAREVIARGDAP